Genomic segment of Anser cygnoides isolate HZ-2024a breed goose unplaced genomic scaffold, Taihu_goose_T2T_genome scaffold_44_1, whole genome shotgun sequence:
CCGCCCCCCCACGTgagtccatttttttttggggggggggggtctttgggtgAAGGGGGGGTGGgtcacggggtggggggggggcgtcctgggggtggggggggggggcatgacTCTTCCCTCACCTCCCCCGATGGAGGCCTCCAATCCTCCCCCCATGGGAGtccatttggggggggggctttgggtggGGGGCTgtctggggtggggggtgggggggtctcaAGGCGGGGAGGGGTCTCAGAGTGtggggggatcctgggggggCCATGatgctccccccctccccagcccccccaatgGAGGCCTCCAACGCTGCCCCCCCACTTAAGtccatttggggggggggggtctttgggtgAGGAGGGGGTCTCTGGGtagggggtcctgaggggggtTCCaagggttgggggtgggggccATGAcccttccccccagccccccgacGGAGCCCTCCAAGTGAAGCCAGACGTCCCCCCGCCGCggacccccggccccgcaggtaAAACCACAaccggggggagctgggggggggcggggggagggttTTGAGTGGGGGGCACTcagtgggtgccccccccccaaaaaaaaaaaggtcctaCCAGGCCCCGGTGCGGGACGAGGAATCGGAGTCGCAGCGCAAGGCCCGCTCCCGCCTCATGCGGCAGTCCCGGAGGTCGACGCAGGTGAGGGGGGGcgatttttttggggggggggggggcacggaaatacccccccccaaaaaaaaaactcctcctccccccccccccagggcgtGACGCTGACGGAGCTGAAGGAGGCGGAGAAGGCGATTGgccgcggcggggagcgggagcCAATCAGAGAGAGCGAGAGGCGGGACCAGGGGGGCGGCCCCCGGGAGcacggtggggggggggggcctggggggcggctgggggggggggggggggttatggggttgggggggatggttatgggggctggggggctgttatggggctgggggcggttatggggttggggggggacggttatggggtcgggggggctgggggcagttatggggctgggggggcggttatggggttggggggggggttctgggggggctcttctgggggctgggggggggcttggggggggttatggggttggggggctgtTATGGGGTCTGAcagggggggtctgggggggggttgttatggggctggggggctgttttggggctgggggggctgttaTGGGGTctgaggggggctggggggcggttatggggctgggggggctgttttggggctgggggggctgttaTAGGGTCtaagggggcttgggggggcggttatggggtctgggggggctagGGGGGCTGTTATGGGGCCGGGGACGCTGttataggggctggggggtctggggagggctcttatgggggctggggggcttggggggtcttctatggggctgggggggttgttatggggttggggggtcttttatgggggttatggggtctctggggggctgggggggcagggggggctgtTATGGGGTCTAagaggtcctgggggggggtggttatggggctggggggctcttatggggcctggggggtctgggggttgttatggggctggggggctgttACAGGGTctgagggggggctgggggggcggttatggggttggggggggtctattacaggggttatggggtcggggggggggctggggggcttgtTTGGGGTCTGatggggggctcgggggggtcTATTATATGGTGGGGGGGctgttatggggttgggggggctgttatagggtctgggggggtctgggggggctcttatggggtcttggggggctcttatggggactggggggcttggggggtctTTTATGGGGCGGGGGAGttgttatggggttggggggtcccttatgggggttatggggctgggggggctgttaTGGGGTctgagggggggctgggggggctgttgtggggttatggggctggggggggtctcttAGGGGTGTCTctacccccccccaaccccctcctcccctcccaggaCCCCTCCCGCCGTCCccgcctcccgccccccccctacCCCGCAGGTGAAGAaaggtgggtgccccccccctcatcccccacccccccattttggggggggggggggagggaaattaggggattttgggggggggtcctgacgTTGCCCCCCCCAGAGGAGCCCGAGGCCGAGCTGCGGGGCCGCCAGCGACGGAAAGGGCGGCGGGGGCCTgaggtgagctgggggggggatttttgggggggcacGCTCAgaccccccccttgcccccccacAATGACCCCCCAccaatgacccccccccccaatgacccccccaAATTATCCCCAGGGGGAGGAGAGCGACGAGCCCGGGAGCGACGAGGAGAggtaccgggggggggacaactggggaggaggggggaattttggggcgaccgagccccccccctcgcccccccccctcatttcccccccccccccttgcagccccccaacggcccccccccgccccagccaCCCACCTTCGACTACCGGCAGGTGAGCGCTAATccatggggagggggaattttacagggtgggggggggaaataagggaccccccccctccaaagTTGCGTGGCATTGATGGGGAccccccacgtgcccccccccccaaaacacccccccccagctctaCGACGATCTGTGGCTGGAGAACGAGCGGCtcaaggagcagctgcaggagacGGAGCTGAAGCTCACCCAGATCAAGCTGGAGCTCGAGCGGGTCACccaggtgggctggggggggtgggggcacgggggggccccccccaaGCACCCTGACCCCTCCCCCTTTAACCtgacccccccaatttttttctttctcccccttcccttacAGCGGCAGGAGAGGATCGCCGAGCGGCCGGCGCTGCTTGAGCTGGAGCGATTTGTgagtatggggggggggggttgtccCCATCGGGGGGGATGTCCCatgtggggggggtcccgtgccccccctcaccccccccctgtgcccccccatccccatttttaccccccccccccccccccccccccaggagcgcCGGGCGCTGGAGCGGAAGGCGgcggagctggaggaggagctgAAGGTGAGGGGGGTTCAAggggggggtattttgggggggggggggatgtgctgaccccccgggcccccccagGCGCTGCAGGACCTGCGGGCCGACAACCAGCGGCTGAAGGACGAGAACGCGGCGCTGATCCGCGTCATCAGCAAGCTCTCcaagtgacccccccccaaaatgaacCCCCCCACGCTGGGCCtgacccccgggaccccccccgaacccccgggacccccccgggcccccttgtcccccccagggctcccccagctgccaaccgcccccccccccccgcaccctgcTCATGGGAGCCCCCCAGGGGCGGAGCCAAATgtgctgggggcggggccaatGGTGCTGGGGGCGGAgccagaggtgctgggggcggagccagaggtgctgggggcggagccagaggtgctgggggcggAGCCAACGGTGCTGGGGGCGGAGCCAACGTGGCCATAGCCCCGCCCCTTGATGGGTATAGGCGGGCTGCTAaaggagggggcgtggccaggtgtgggtgggcggggcctcctGGGTGGGTGGCCACGCCCCTTTATGAAGCCACGCCCCTTTATGAAGCCACGCCCCTTGGGGCGCGCCTGGCCCCGCCCCTGTCCTCGGaggtcgcccccccccccgccccctccctctgCCAAAAGTGGGCGGGGCTACCGCacgcctggccccgccccccgggcccGAGCATGCCAATCacgtgctgctgctctcccccaggccccgcccatcGCCaacgccccgcccccccgccacCCGAGGGGAGGGGTCCGgacccctccccccaaaaaaaaaaaacgagtatttttgcaaaaaaaaaaagacagaaaaatgtgaaaaaggagaaaaataaataaagccgGGCCCCGGTGCATTGTGGGAGCGTGCTGTGTGCCGGGGGAGGGGCGCGGGACCATATATGGGCATCGGCATCATCGGGGGATGCTAATGAATGCCCATATATGGGCACGCGGAGAGGCGGGGCGGGCAGGAGGCGGCTGTGCTGTGCGGCGGTGGCCACGCCCACTGGGCTCTGGCCACGCCCACAACGCCCTGACCACGCCCACCATGGCTCTGGCCACGCCCACATGCCGGGGGCTCCGGCTACGCCCACTGCCATTGGCTCTGGTCGCGTGCATTGGGCTCAGGCCACGCCCACTCGAATCAGGCCACGCCCACTGCCCTCACCCCGCTCTTTGCCCTCGCCACGCCCCCGGcgcggccacgccccctcctcaccccgcCCTGCCCTTTGCCCGGCCACGCCCACTTCCCCCTGGCCACGCCCACTGCCGCTCCCGGAGCCATGGAGCCGGGACCGGGACCCGGACCGGGGCCTGAACCGGGACCGGGGCTTGAACCCGAACCGGGGCCCGAACTGGGACCGGGACCCAAACCGGGGCTGGGACCGGGGCTTGAACCCGAACCGGGAACGGAACTAGGATCGGGGCTGGGACCCGGACCGGGACCGGGAACCAaaccggggccgggaccgggtTTCGAACccggaccgggaccgggaccgggaccaggAGCGGGAACCAAACCGGAGCTGGGACCGGGTCTCGAACCCGAACCGGGACCGGGAACCAAACCGGAGCTGGGACCGGGTCCCGAACCCGGaccgggacgggaccgggaACCAaaccggggccgggaccgggtTTCGAACccggaccgggaccgggaccgggaccaggAGCGGGAACCAAACCGGAGCTGGGACCAGGTCTCGAACCCgaaccgggaccgggaccgggaacCAAACCGGAGCTGGGACCGGGTCTCGAACccggaccgggaccgggaccgggaccaggAGCGGGAACCAAACCGGAGCTGGGACCGGGTCTCGAACCCGAACCGGGACCGGGAACCAAACCGGAGCTGGGACCGGGTCCCGAACCCGGaccgggacgggaccgggaACCAaaccggggccgggaccgggtTTCGAACccggaccgggaccgggaccgggaccaggAGCGGGAACCAAACCGGAGCTGGGACCAGGTCTCGAACCCGAACCGGGACCGGGACTGGGAACCAAACCGGAGCTGGGACCGGGTCTCGAACCCGGACCGGGACCGGGAACCAAACCAGAGCCGGGACCGGGTCTCGAACCGGAACCGGGACCGGAACCGGGTCCCGCCCCGTGCCGCTGGTTCCTGGAGGGCCGCTGCCGCTTCGGTCCCCGCTGCCGCCACCCGCACCCGGGCCAGAACCCTGCACCGCCCCCGACCCGAAACCGGAGCGGGAACCGGAGCGGGAGGCGGGGAAGAAGCCTCCTCTCCGCCCGGCCGGCGCCGTGCTCAACCGGCTCCGCTGGGACCCGCAGCTGGACCCGGCGGCGGCCACCGTGGGCTACCGGGACCGCTTCGTGGGCGTGGTGGAGCGGCCGCTGCTCGACTTCTTCCCGGGGCCGCTGTCGGACGCCGCCCCCGGGGACCTGGCGGTGCCGGAGCACCGGGTCCTGCACGTCTCCTACCGGGGCCGCCGCGTCTGGGACCGGCAGCGCCGCCTCGATCACGTCTTCGGCTCGGCCGGGGGGCCGCACGAtccgggagctgctgggggaaagcggggggggggggggcggggagccAGCGGGGGGGCGGAGcggtgacgggggggggggggggggggggggggggggaatcccgGTTTAGGGACATGGACACCGGGATCCCgtccccgccccctccccttgGGGGGGGAAGCCCCCCCCAAAGGACCCAAAagcttggggaccccccccccccccccggatttGGGGAcaccggacccccccccccccccccaaggctttggggacacagggattccccttttcccctggggagaagaccccccccccccccaaaggaccccaaaacttcgggaccccccccccccggctttgGGGACATCAGGACCCCCCCACTAAgccttggggaccccccgggtTTGGGGAAATAGACAttggggttccccccccccttgaAAAGAAGACCCCGAacctttgggaccccccccccgccccccccggatTTGGGGACACGGCCACTGGGGGCCCCTGGGCCTTCAGGAGAAgccccaagggaccccccccaaaaaaaaaaaatatccgGAGCCGCAATCGCTAATTAATGGGGTTTGGTAATTGGATCGGGACGGTCAGAGGCCGTCATCTTGCTCTTTATATTAAACCGCTAATTAAATTAAGAGTTAATTAATTAAGGTTGTGATTCCTGGACCGGTAACgaaggagctggggagggggggcgctTTTCCAGCCCCTTTCCATCATTTGGGGGGGTGAGAGGACAGGGGAGCCCCTGGCCTTAGGAAAaaaccccaaaagaccccaaaaagccccaaaagaccccaaaaagccccaaaatctGGAGCTCCCCCCGCCCGGATGTGGgagcagggacccccagggtgccccccccccttggggaAAAGCCCCCGAGGGGAGCCCCAACACCCACCTTtgccccaccccccccccccaaaaaaaaaaaaaaaacgggctttttttgtttttcctctttattctgTCCAAAAAAAAGGGAGAATCGGTtaaaaagtggggggggggggggggggagcggggccagcCCGGCGATAACAgcgcggtgccgggggggggcgatgaaaagaactgaaaaggggggggggggagagaaaagggggggAGCGATGTGGGGGGGGGACGTGCTTTACCTGCAAAGAGACgatgaggtgggggggggggggacaggaatggaggggggggaataaattaaataccaaaaaaagggaaattttttGAGcgtcaaaaaaataaaagagagaggagCTTTGACACAGTCCGAGCTTGGCGAGTCCCTGAgcggtggctgggggggggggccgcactggggggggcggctccagaggcttgtgcgtggctttttttttggggggggggggggggataaaaatTTGGAGGGGGGCACAaacggcggtggcggcggcggcggcaggagcTCCGTCgtgagggtgctggggggcctCCGTGGCGTGCTCGTGGTCCCCCCCGTGGGTCggatgtgggggggggcggctcctTGCTTGAGCGGGGGGCCGCTTCTTCGCTCGGGGGGGCCGCTCCTTCGTTGTGGGGGCCACTCTTCGCTCGGGGGGGCGACTCCTCGCTCGGGGCCACCTcggcagcaggaagaagagagagaaactgaGACAAGCGTTAGTGGGGCCACGGGGACGGCGGCTTCGGCggcttctggggggggggaggctcccggccccccccggccccaaatcccccccacacacaccacaacccccccaaaacccaccccacatcccccccccacctcacccccccccccccccgaaaagaAATCCGCAGCATCTCCGTCCTGCCGGGACCAAAAGAGAAGGGTTACGGCCCCCGGGAGCGGctatcgggggggggggggggtagattccccccccccagcgctgtTTTTTGATAGAATTTCCTCGTTTTTTGCGTTTTTTTATCAATTTGGGGGTTTTTAGAAGTTGCCCAGGACCGCCAAGCTCTGCTTGCAGTCGATCCTGGCGCCGTCGGGGCCCGTGAAAGAGAGGGGCAGCGCGGCCAGGAAGAGCCGGCAGCTCTCCGCGGACTCAAAGGCCAGCTCTGCCCGGACGAAGGCGATGGGCAGCGCCGGGCGGAAACTGGGGgagaaacagataaaaaacaacaaaaaaagaaaaaaaaagaaagaaaaaagcaccaaaaaaaaaaaaaacggaaagaaacggaaaaaaaatggaaaaaaaaacacggaAAGGACGACAAAAAGacggggggggaagggggaaagagagGGCGGGGGGGcgtggaggggaggggggttggggggggttgggttttttttttgggggggggggggttggggatggggaccccccccttgtgggggggattgggggggggatgtggggacgtgGCTGCATGGAGGGGGGGCACGGTCCCATAGATAGGGGGCACGGACCCatagtggggggggggcacagccccatagtggggggcacagccctatggtggggggggcacagccccataGATACAGGGggggacagccccggggggggcacagccccatagtggggggggcacagccctatggggggggggcacggccccatagatttgggggggggcacagccccacagatggggggcacagccccataGATTAGGGGCACAGCCCCATAGATTAGGGGCACGGCCCTatggctgggggggcacagccccatagactgggggggggggcacagccccacagaTGGGGGGGCACAACCCCACagatggggggggcacagggcccCCCCTGGGGTAAGGTAAGGGGGCAAATGGGGCACGACCCCattggggcaggggggcacggccccgttgtgac
This window contains:
- the LOC136789388 gene encoding LOW QUALITY PROTEIN: ATP-dependent RNA helicase glh-2-like (The sequence of the model RefSeq protein was modified relative to this genomic sequence to represent the inferred CDS: inserted 1 base in 1 codon); the protein is MVLGAEPEVLGAEPEVLGAEPEVLGAEPTDRGWDPDRDREPNRGRDRVSNPDRDRDRDQEREPNRSWDRVSNPNRDREPNRSWDRVPNPDRDGTGNQTGAGTGFRTRTGTGTGTRSGNQTGAGTRSRTRTGTGTGNQTGAGTGSRTRTGTGTGTRSGNQTGAGTGSRTRTGTGNQTGAGTGSRTRTGTGPGTKPGPGPGFEPGPGPGPGPGAGTKPELGPGLEPEPGPGLGTKPELGPGLEPGPGPGTKPEPGPGLEPEPGPEPGPAPCRWFLEGRCRFGPRCRHPHPGQNPXTAPDPKPEREPEREAGKKPPLRPAGAVLNRLRWDPQLDPAAATVGYRDRFVGVVERPLLDFFPGPLSDAAPGDLAVPEHRVLHVSYRGRRVWDRQRRLDHVFGSAGGPHDPGAAGGKRGGGGRGASGGAER